Below is a window of Camelina sativa cultivar DH55 chromosome 11, Cs, whole genome shotgun sequence DNA.
TAACTCTCCTCTCTTGTTGGGAATGCTTCACTGGATTATTACTTATGTGTTTCTTACAAATCCCACAAATATTTTTGTAGATTGTGGTTCTGGTAATGGGAGAATCACCAAGAATCTTCTGATTCGATATTTTAACGAGGTgaagtgtttttgtttctcttgaatGCTTCATGTTTTAGTTTCTGTTCTTCTCTGTTATCTGATATTGTATTGTTTTGATCTTCAGGTTGATCTTCTTGAGCCTGTAGAGCAATTTTTGGATGCAGCACGTGAAAACTTGGCATCTGCGGGCTCAGAAACGCACAAAGCAACCAACTTTTTCTGTATCCCTCTTCAGGTAACGTTTCTTGAAGTATTTTTTGTTATGCTTTCTCCTTAtatctttatctttgtttttcgATTCTTCTTCACCTTTGCTTTGTGAATGTTATATGATCATAGGAGTTTACTCCAGCTGCTGGAAGATATGATGTCATATGGGTTCAATGGTGCATTGGGCATCTTACGGACGATgactttgtttctttctttaaccGCGCAAAGGTAAAGACTTTGTTTCTATGTTCAGTCACTCCACTACACGTTGAGTAAATTTGTAGTTTCTATGCACTGTGTTTTTGCTGTTTGATCTCATGTGGTGTTCTTGGTTAATCTCAGGGCTGCTTGAAACCTGGTGGGTTTTTCGTCGTGAAGGAGAATAATGCTAAAAAAGGTTtctctcgatctctcttttTAACCGACACTTTGACATTCTTATGACCTGACAAAAAACTACacgtatatattttttctgtaGGATTTGTTTTGGATAAAGAGGATCATAGCATCACCAGATCGGATCCCTACTTCAAACAACTCTTTCGCGGATGTGGGTTGCATCTCTATAGAACAAAGGTCGAATTCTTGTtagtgttttttaaaatctaaatcccataaaattaaagaaccgttgttttagaaattttacagtctttttcttcaaaatcacATTTTGCAGGATCAAAAAGGTCTCCCACAAGAGTTATTCGCTGTAAAAATGTATGCTTTAACGGTTGACACACCGCCCAAAATCCACCGAACCAGATCAAAAACTCATAGCAACAGACCGCAGATGATCAAATGACAGGTTTATTATGGAATCTTAGTGTTTTGACTATAAGAGAGAAGCTACGTACCAAAGTTGTTGTAAGATCTGGATCAAGACTGGGCTGCTTCAGTGTCACATGGTCTGGTTTTGGGCCTGCTCGAACATCTTCACCTACATGTAATGGAGACTTGCCATGTTTATTTAATCAGCTATTCAATATCTCTGCCTCTTTTGAACCATTTGGCTGAACactttattattaaaaccaTCTTTTATTCTTACGAACTCTTCTAAATGCACCCATAATAGATAAGATGTTCCCACAAGAATACTTGTCCATCTTTGGACTAAATAGTTCTTTCCAATCAATTTGAATTGGTAACCTTCCCGTACAAATTTTTACTTGCAATTTTTTCTAGTGGGCAGACAGGGCCATTATCGGCTCGTCCTATATCAACAGAATACGGCAAAAGGTTGTCTATAAAAATCATGTTTGGTTAGAATAACCACCACCTTGTCCACAAATATAACTTGTAAGAAAATTCTCTTATTGCGTACGACCATATCACTCTATCCATCTTTAATCCACTTAGCTCGAAACTAGGATTATTCACCAGGTCAGCTCGCTTTAGCTTGATTACTCACCGAATATGCTCTATTTCTCTGTCATAACTTGGCTACTTGTTCATTCACCATGACCAAGTTACTTAAACACTAGAATTCTCTTAGCCAAAATCCCACTTTGCTtgatcaatttttttcatttgactCGGTCTATATGTGTTTGGGATGAAAACTTGACTTCTAGTTTATCTACGACCGGTCACCTCGGAGCTCGACTGTACCAGCTTCATATAGAGCTTAAAGAGTTTTCTTTACTCTACCAACAACAAACTTTGACTATTGTGTATTGTCTAAGGAGTCAATGAACTATTgggattaattataattttcaatttaacTCGAATGTTTTTACCCAATTTTCtctagtttctatttttttcgaTCATCGACTAAACCTCTCGGTTATTATTCCAGTAGGCCAGTATTCGATTTTTCACCCAAACTTAGCGCATGTAATTCTATTTCCGGATAAGGTTCGATGACAAACCTTACAAAACTCTCTATTGCTAACGGGATCTTTGAAAGAAAGAATCGGAATATTAAGTGTTTTGAGTATTGTTGAAGATATTGCTACTTTATATTACTTACGTACATCGATTAGAGTTTAGTCAATGGGTTTAGTCAATATTTATTTGCCTCATTTTGGTCTTTTCCTTTGTAAGCTCTTTTACTttggtttcatcttcttcttgtataAGTACTGGCTTTCATCGCCTGAATAAGAttaagacaacaaaaacacaatctCTGCTTCTTGTCTAAgttttaacatggtatcagagcataaTCCTGGTTTTCTAAATCTGTCTTTGCTAATTTCACTATCAAGTAATGGCTGAAACTCAAGCACCTCCGATTGGTGACTGTAGCTCAAGTGCCTCCGGTAGTGGCTGAGGTGAGAAGGACGATCTCGCCGTATGATTTGACGGCGGCTGACAATTCTGGAGCTGTGATCTCCCATCCGATTTTGAAGACAAACAATTATGATGAATGGGCGTGTGCTTTCAAGACAGCCTTGCGTTCACGAAAGAAGTTTGGTTTCCT
It encodes the following:
- the LOC104724999 gene encoding alpha N-terminal protein methyltransferase 1, translating into MLLSLYSPFVSIGHFHCHNHQNHISPPSTTKLASPPYLYRRKKERRSVITLFSVSMEICGVDSEGKEFDSVQDMWREEIGEEGDETRKTQWYRDGVSYWEGVEASVDGVLGGYGHVNDADIIGSEVFLKTLMQERLVNGGANQHLVALDCGSGNGRITKNLLIRYFNEVDLLEPVEQFLDAARENLASAGSETHKATNFFCIPLQEFTPAAGRYDVIWVQWCIGHLTDDDFVSFFNRAKGCLKPGGFFVVKENNAKKGFVLDKEDHSITRSDPYFKQLFRGCGLHLYRTKDQKGLPQELFAVKMYALTVDTPPKIHRTRSKTHSNRPQMIK